A region of the Pricia mediterranea genome:
GGCGTCATATAAGGAATGGTACCCAAATAGACATCTTGTACGATAGTCTCAAAATCCTCATGCTCAGGATCGGTACAATACAACTTAAGTCTTGCCTTTAATGGCACGCTATAAGTCAAACCGCGCTCGATACATTCTTGGATGGAGTATCTGGGCGGATCGATGAAATAATCCAAAAATTCCAGTACGAACTGGTTTCTGGTGTCCGTGATGGGAAAGTTCTCTTGGAAGGTATTGTACAAACCTTCGTCGCCCCTCTCGTCGGATTTGGTCTCAAGCTGAAAAAAATCTTGAAACGATTTTATCTGAATGTCCAAGAAATCCGGATAATCCGGGGTGCTCTTAGCGGATGCAAAATTTACTCTATCAGTCTGTTGTGTGAACATCTATGGACAGTGTTTTGAACGTGAATACTAAATTCGGGTCGTACATTTCTTAATATACAAAAACTATGCTAGCGTTACAATTCAGCTAGAATAGTACTTCATAGATACCTTGATGGCACAAATTATACCATAAGTATAAAATGGCTTAGGTCTGACCGCCAAAGCGGAAAGACCTAAACCAACCCCGCCGTTCCGGGTGCTATAATTGGTGCTTTTATTTAAGCTCAACTTCGGCTCCTGCTTCTTCCAATTGTTTTTTAACGGATTCTGCTTCATCTTTTGGCACTCCCTCCTTAACGGCTTTCGGTGCGCTATCGACAATCTCCTTGGCATCTTTCAATCCAAGACCGGTCAACTCCTTGACCAACTTGACGACGGCCAATTTAGAACCTCCGGCTGCGGTAAGAACCACGTCGAATTCAGATTGTTCTTCAGCGGCCTCTGCTTCGCCTCCACCGCCTCCGGCGGCAACGGCTACTGCGGCGGCTGCAGGCTCGATACCATACTCATCTTTTAATATATCGGCCAACTCGTTTACCTCTTTTACGGTCAAGTTTACCAATTGTTCTGCGAAATCTTTTAATTCTGCCATTTTTCTATCGTTTAATCAAATTTGAAAATATACTTACTTAGTGAAAGTGTGTTAGTGATTTTAGTGTGCTAGTGTGTTCATACACTAGCGTTCGCGTGTACTTAACTCTCTTTTTCGGACAAGGTTTTAAGGATGCCGGACAATTTACTGCCGCTGGACTTCAATCCAGAAATAACATTCTTGGCGGGGGACTGCAACAGCCCGATAATTTCGCCGATCATTTCATCCCGTGACTTGAGCTCGACCAACTTCTCCAGGTTCTCGTCTCCGATAAAAATCGCCTCTTCAACAAAAGCACCTTTTACAAGAGGCTTTTTAGACTTTTTCCTAAAATTCTTGATCAGTTTTGCCGGGGCATTGCCCACTTCCGAAAACATTACGGATGTATTGCCCTTCAAAGTTTCGGGAAGCTTTCCGAAATCCTTATCGGAAGCCTCCATGGCTTTTTCGAGCAAGGTATTCTTAACCACCGAAAGTTGTACGTTTGCCTTAAAACATGCCCTTCTCAAATTAGTGGTCTGGGTAGCGTTCAAGCCCGAAATGTCCGCTAAATAAATAGTGGGACTATCGGCCAACCGGGTAGTCAGGTCTTCTATTACGTGTGCTTTTTCTTCTCTAGTCATACTGTGAATTTTGAACTACCAGTTCGTTAAACGGTCTTCGGATCTAATTGAACACTCGGACTCATCGTGCTTGACATGAAAACACTTCTCATGTAAATGCCTTTTGCCGCAGCAGGCTTCATTTTGATCAAGGTATCGAGAAGTTCTTTTGCGTTATCCGCAATCTTATCCGCAGTGAAAGAAGCTTTTCCTACCGCAGCGTGAACGATTCCCGTTTTATCTACCTTAAAGTCAATTTTACCGGCCTTCACATCGGATACCGCTTTGGCGACATCCATGGTAACGGTACCTGTCTTCGGATTGGGCATAAGACCACGAGGTCCCAAAATCCGTCCTAACGGACCGAGCTTTCCCATGACACTTGGCATTGTGATGATAACATCAACGTCCGTCCAACCGCCTTTAATCTTATCCAAATACTCATCCAATCCAACGTAGTCGGCACCGGCTTCGGTGGCCTCGGCCTCCTTATCGGGTGTGACCAACGCCAAAACCTTTACATCCTTACCAGTGCCATGGGGAAGGGTTACTACCCCGCGCACCATCTGGTTGGCCTTTCTGGGATCGACCCCAAGCCGTACCGCCAAATCAATGGAGGAATCAAAATTTGTATTGGTAATCTCCTTTATCAAAGCGGCGGCTTCGTCAACGGAATATAATTTATCCTTATCGACCTTGGCCCGCGCCTCTTTCTGTTTCTTCGTTAACTTTGCCATTCTAAATTGCTTTTAAGATTTTAAAAGGGTCGTTTGCCGGAAATCTTCATGCCCATGGAGCGTGCGGTACCGGCGACCATGTTCATGGCCGATTCGATGGTGAACGCGTTCAGGTCAACCATTTTGTCTTCGGCTATCGCCTTGACCTGATCCCAGGAAACCTTTCCCAATTTTACCCGGTTAGGCTCGCCAGATCCTTTTTTTATCTTAGCCGCTTCCATCAGTTGAACGGCCGCCGGTGGTGTTTTTACGACAAAATCGAAAGATTTGTCCTTATAAACGGTGATAACAACGGGCAGTACTTTTCCCGGTTTGTCCTGCGTTCGTGCATTGAACTGCTTACAGAACTCCATAATGTTAACTCCGGCAGCACCTAAGGCGGGTCCGACCGGTGGCGACGGATTCGCTGCACCTCCCCTAACTTGTAGTTTGACTACTTTACCTACTTCTTTTGCCATTCTGTATTAATTGAATTCCAGTTGTATTCGTTGGAAGCAACACAACCTTATATATGTAACATTTATTTTACACTTTTTCGACCTGCATATAGCTTAATTCCAAGGGCGTTTTTCTTCCGAAAATCTTCACCATCACCTCAAGCTTACGCTTCTCTTCATTGATTTTCTCTACTGTACCGTTGAAACCGTTGAACGGTCCGTCGATTACCTTGACCGTTTCCCCGTGGGTGAAAGGAATCGCTACACTCTCTGTATCCACGGCCAATTCGTCCGCCTTACCGAGCATCCGGTTTACTTCCGATTTTCGTAGCGGAATGGGATCTCCACCTTTGGTTTCCCCTAAGAAACCGATTACGTTGGTGATAGAACGTATGATGTGTATCATTTCGCCGCCCAGATTGGCCTTGATCATGATATAACCCGGAAAATAGACTCTTTCCTTATTGATTTTTTTTCCGTTACGTATCTGTATGACCTTTTCGGTAGGAACAAGAACGTCTTCTAAATAATCGGCAAACCCATG
Encoded here:
- the rplL gene encoding 50S ribosomal protein L7/L12, producing MAELKDFAEQLVNLTVKEVNELADILKDEYGIEPAAAAVAVAAGGGGGEAEAAEEQSEFDVVLTAAGGSKLAVVKLVKELTGLGLKDAKEIVDSAPKAVKEGVPKDEAESVKKQLEEAGAEVELK
- the rplJ gene encoding 50S ribosomal protein L10 encodes the protein MTREEKAHVIEDLTTRLADSPTIYLADISGLNATQTTNLRRACFKANVQLSVVKNTLLEKAMEASDKDFGKLPETLKGNTSVMFSEVGNAPAKLIKNFRKKSKKPLVKGAFVEEAIFIGDENLEKLVELKSRDEMIGEIIGLLQSPAKNVISGLKSSGSKLSGILKTLSEKES
- the rplA gene encoding 50S ribosomal protein L1, translating into MAKLTKKQKEARAKVDKDKLYSVDEAAALIKEITNTNFDSSIDLAVRLGVDPRKANQMVRGVVTLPHGTGKDVKVLALVTPDKEAEATEAGADYVGLDEYLDKIKGGWTDVDVIITMPSVMGKLGPLGRILGPRGLMPNPKTGTVTMDVAKAVSDVKAGKIDFKVDKTGIVHAAVGKASFTADKIADNAKELLDTLIKMKPAAAKGIYMRSVFMSSTMSPSVQLDPKTV
- the rplK gene encoding 50S ribosomal protein L11, encoding MAKEVGKVVKLQVRGGAANPSPPVGPALGAAGVNIMEFCKQFNARTQDKPGKVLPVVITVYKDKSFDFVVKTPPAAVQLMEAAKIKKGSGEPNRVKLGKVSWDQVKAIAEDKMVDLNAFTIESAMNMVAGTARSMGMKISGKRPF
- the nusG gene encoding transcription termination/antitermination protein NusG — encoded protein: MSEVLDKKWYVVRAVSGQENKIKGYIESEVERHGFADYLEDVLVPTEKVIQIRNGKKINKERVYFPGYIMIKANLGGEMIHIIRSITNVIGFLGETKGGDPIPLRKSEVNRMLGKADELAVDTESVAIPFTHGETVKVIDGPFNGFNGTVEKINEEKRKLEVMVKIFGRKTPLELSYMQVEKV